Part of the Crossiella cryophila genome, CCAGGACAGCGTCAGCATCACGCCGAGGGCGAGGGCGAGCTGGATGACGTTGGTGAGCACCCCGGACACGGTGGAGGTGAACGCCCGCTGCGCGCCGACCACGTCGTTGTTGAGCCTGCTGACCAGCGCGCCGGTGCGGGTCCGGGAGAAGAAGGCCACCGGCAGCTCCTGGACGTGCTCGAACACCGCCCGCCGCAGGTCATAGATCAGCCCTTCACCGATCCGCGAGGACAGCCAGCGCTCGACCAGGCCGATCGCCGCGCCGAGCAGGGCGATGGCGGCGATGAGCAGCGCGATGCGGACGACAAGGCCCGAGTCCCCGCCGTCCACGATCGCGTTGACCACCTGTCCGGCCAGCACCGGGGTGCTGACCGCGAGCACCGCGGAGATGACGGTCAACCCGAGGAAGACCAGCAACTTCCCGCGGTGCGGGCGCGCGAAGGAGAGCACCCGTCGCAGGGTGCCGCGCCGCACCTTCTTACCGGCGGCGTCCTGGCGCATCGCCCCACGCATCAACATCCACGTGCCGTCCACGGCCCCTCCTAGTGCAGGTTCGACCAGCACAACACCGAGGGGTCGTGAACTATTCCGTGGTGAAACTATTCAGCTGTGGGACCGGTCGGTCTTCAGGATCCGGCGGGGTTCATCAGCGCACGCAGCTCGGTCAGCCTGCGGAGCTGCGCCGATCGCTCGGCCTCGGTCTGCTCGGCCAACGACGGACTGCCCGCCGCCTTGGCCAGCAGCGCCAGCGTCTCCCGGCTCGCCCCAGGCATGGGCGCGACCAGACGGGCGACCAGGTTGGTCACCGCGGCGTCCAGCGCGTCCGCCGGCACGACCTCGTTGACCAGCCCGATCCGCAGGGCCTCCTCGGCGCCGACCCGCCGGCCGGTCAGGCAGATCTCCACGGCTCGCGCGTATCCGACACACTGCGTGAGCGGGAGGGTGCCGCCGAGGTCGGGAACCAGTCCAAGACTGGTCTCGGCCATCGCGAACTGGGCGTCCTCGGCCACGATCCGGAGATCGCAGGCCAGGGCGAGCTGGAAACCCGCGCCGATCGCGTGCCCATGCACCGCCGCCACGGTGATGAAGTTCGACTCACGCAGCCAGGTGAAGCCCTGCTGGAACCCGGCGATCAAGGCGTGGGATTCCTCGGGCGAACCCGAGACGAGGGACACCAGACCTGGCTGTCCGTCAAAACCCTCCGCGGTGAACAACCGTCGGTCGAGGCCAGCGGAGAAGGCGCGGCCGACCCCGCGCACAACCACAACCCTGACCTCGTCCGACAGCGCCGAGCCGATCTCGCGCAGGGCCACCCAGGTCGCGGGCGTCTGCGCGTTGAGCACCTCGGGCCGGTTCAGCGTGACCGTGGCGAGCGGACCGTCCACGGAAAGCTGGACACCCCCGCGCTCCAGCAGGCCAGCGTCGATCTTCGAATCATCTGGCATGGGGAACTCGTCGGCTCCTGGATTCTGTTGTGTGGTGGGAAAAATCCGCAGTCGTCGGTTGACCCGACGTCACTTCTTCTTGGTACGCGTGGCGCCGCCCCGGCCCCGCAGCGTCACACCGGACTCGCTCAACACACGGTGCACGAAGCCGTACGAGCGACCGGTGGACTCGGCCAGGGACCGAATGCTCGCGCCCTTCTCGTACTTCTTCTTCAGGTCAGAGGCAAGCTTGTCCCGAGCCGCGCCGGTGATCCGGGCGCCCTTCTTCAGGTCAGTCGCCACCTTGTCCCGCCTTCCGTCCGAGCAGGTGGGTCGATCAACGACCCCTTGGGGGCAATGATCGAACAGGAAGGCAGTAAATGCTAGGCGATCATGGAAAAACGTCGCCAAATGGTACCTGCTTCACCGATAGTTGATCGACGAAGCACGCTAAGTGTAGTCAGCACCGCCCGATCGGCGGTCGCGCTAGGCGAGTTGCACCAGCTCGAGGTAGTCAGCGGACCAGTGATCTTCGGTACCATCGGGCAGCAAGATCACCCGTTCCGGCTCCAAAGCCTCCACCGCTCCGGGATCGTGGGTGACCAGCACGACCGCGCCGGCGAAACTGCGCAGCGCGTCGAGGACCTGCTCACGGCTGGCCGGGTCCAGGTTGTTGGTCGGCTCGTCCAGCAGCAGCACGTTGGCCGCGCTGGAGACCAGACCGGCGAGCGCGAGCCGGGTCTTCTCACCACCGGAGAGCGTGCCGGCGGGCTGGTCGAGCTGCTCGCCGCTGAACATGAAGGAGCCGAGCAGGGTGCGCAACTGCTGCTCCGGGGTGTCCGGGGCGGCGTGCCGGATGTTCTGCCACACGCTCGCGCCGTGGTCCAGCGTCTCGTGCTCCTGCGCGTAGTAGCCAAGCCGAAGCCCGTGACCAGGCACGATACGCCCGGAGTCGCTCTTCTCCTGATCGCCCAGCAGCTTGAGCAGGGTGGTCTTGCCGGCGCCGTTGAGGCCGAGCACGACCACCTTGGAACCGCGGTCGATGGCCAGGTCCACGCCCGCGAAGATCTCCAGAGATCCGTAGGACTTGGACAGGTTCTCCGCGGTCAGCGGGGTCTTGCCGCAGGGCGCGGGCTCGGGGAAGCGGATCCGGGCGACCTTGTCGGAGACCCGTTCCTCATCCAGTCCGGCCAGCAGTCGCTGGGCCCGCTTGGCCATGTTCTGCGCGGCGACCGCCTTGGTGGCCTTGGCCCGCATCTTGTCGGCCTGGGCCATCAACGTGGAGGCCTTCTTCTCCGCGTTGGCGCGTTCCCGGCGGCGGCGCTTCTCATCGGTGGCGCGCGCGTCCAGGTACCGCTTCCAGTCCATGTTGTAGATGTCGACCTCGGCGCGGGTGGCGTCGAGGAACCACACCCGGTTGACCACGTCGGCGAGCAGATCGACATCGTGGCTGATCACCACGAGTCCGCCGTCGTGGGCCTTGAGGAAGGAGCGCAGCCAGGTGATGGAGTCGGCGTCGAGGTGGTTGGTCGGCTCGTCCAGCAGCAGGATGGTGGCCGACTTGGCGCCGCCGCCCCCGCCGTCGGAGGCAGCGAACAGGATACGGGCCAGCTCGACCCGGCGGCGCTGACCACCGGAAAGGGTCTGCAGCGCCTGCTCCATGACGCGCAGCGGCAGGCCGAGGTTGGCGCAGATCCGGGAGGCGTCGCTCTCCGCGGCGTACCCGCCGAGGGCGGAGAAGCGCTCCTCGAGGCGGCCGTAGCGGCGGACGGCGCGCTCGCGCGCGTTCTCATCCACCAGTTCGGCCATCTCGTTCTGCGCCTTCTCCAGGTCGCGGGCCAGCTGGTCCAGGTTGCGGGCGGAGAGCACCCGGTCCTTGACCGTGACCGAGAGGTCGCCCTCACGCGGGTCCTGCGGCAGGTAGCCCAGCTCCTCGGCGAGCTTGATCTCGCCGGCGTGCGGTTCGCCCTCACCGGCGAGCACCCGCAGGGTGGTGGTCTTGCCGGCGCCGTTGCGGCCGACCAGGCCGATCCGGTCGCCCGGCTGGATGCGGAGGTTGGCGTCGGAGACGAGGATGCGCGAGCCAGCGCGCAGTTCCAGCCCGTTGGCTGAGATCAAGGGAAGCTCCAAGGATTTTGTGGTCGGCCGGACCCAGCAGTCGTCGGCCCGCCTGTCGTGACTGGCGGGCTGGCTAGCGGTCTACAGCGTCAGAACCACGCCACCATCATACCCGGAGTACGCACGCGATTTACCGTGCGCCCGCGCACACCTGCCCCGGACACCCCCGATCCGGCTCTCGTACTCGCCGGTAAGTTGACCTAGAGTCTGGGAACATGAGCCAGCCGAACACCCCCGCCCGCACGGACTTCACCGGTAAGACAGCCCTGGTCACCGGGGCCAGCCGGGGCATCGGCCTCGGTATCGCCGAGGAGCTGCTCGGCCGGGGCGCGAACGTGGTGATCACCTCCCGCAAGGCCGAGCAGGTGGAGGCCGCCGTGCGGCACCTGGCCGGCACGGTGGAGGACGGCGACAAGCGGGTGCTGGGCCTGCCCGGCAACACCGGCGTGGACGTGGACCGGGAGGGCGCGGTGGACGGCACCCTGGCCCGCTTCGGCTCGCTGGACGTGCTGGTCAACAACACCGGCATCAACCCGGTCTTCGGCTTCCTGATGGACGCCGACCTGAACGCGGTGAAGAAGATCTTCGACACCAACGTGGTGGCCACCCTGGGCTTCATCCAGCTGGCCTGGCACCGCTGGATGGGCGAGCACGGCGGCACCGTGGTCAACATCGCCTCGGTCGGCGGCATCCGCTCCACCGGCGCGATCGCCGCCTACGGCGCCTCCAAGGCCGCGCTGATCCGGCTGACCGAGGAGCTGGCCTGGCAGCTGGGCCCGAAGGTGCGGGTCAACGCGGTGGCCCCGGCGGTGGTCAAGACCAAGTTCGCCGAGCAGATCTACACCGGCCGCGAGGACGACATCACCAGCGCGTACCCGATGAAGCGCCTGGGCACCCCGGAGGACGTGGCCCGGCTGGTGGCGTTCCTGGCCTCGGACGAGGCGGACTGGATCACCGGCGAGACCGTGCGCGTGGACGGTGGCCTGCTCGCCACCGGGACGCTGGGCTGAGTCGTGCTGCGGGTAGACCCGGACAGCCAGGTCCCGCCCTGGCGCCAGCTGCACGACCAGGTCCGCACCGCGATCGCGGCCGGCACGCTGGCGCCGGGGATGGCCCTGCCGACGGTCCGCGGCCTGGCCGCTGACCTTGGCATCGCCGCGGGCACGGTGGCCAGGGCGTACAAGGAGCTGGAGGCGGCCGGGGTGGTGCGCACCGCGGGCCGCAAGGGCACCGTGGTGGCCGATCAGCCGCCAGCCTTCGCCCCCGACGAACTGCCCGCCCTGGCCGAGGAGTTCGTCCGGCAGGCGAGGTTGCTGGGTGCGGACCGGGTGGCGGTGTTCAACGCGGTCAACAACGCCTGGCCGGTGGACGGCTGACCTCTCGTTCGGGTACCGACCGGTCGGTAGACGGTTGATAAGCGGGCTTTCTTCATTGACTGAAGAAAGCGGCGAGCGCGTCCGCGGTGTCCGCGGGCGCTTCCTCCGGCAGGTAATGGTCACAAGGCAAGCCTTTTCCACTGACCTGTCCGGCGTACTCGCGCCAGGCGGCGAGTACGTCGTAACTACGTCCGACAAAGCCGGCCTCGCCCCACAACGCGAGCAGTGGGCAGTGGATTCGATTACCCGCGAGCGCGTCCGCGTCATCGTGCACAAGATCAATTGACGCGGCCGCGCGATAGTCGGCGCAGGAGGCGGCGATTGCGGCGGGATCGCGGAAACAACGCACGTACTCCGCGATCGCGGCCTCGGCGAACGGCGTACCCCCGTGGTGCCGGGCCCCCATCCGGGCCCGGATCCAGAACTCGGGGTCGTTGCCGATGAGCCGCTCCGGGATGCCATGCCCCGCGGCCAGGAAGAACCAGTGGTAGTAACCCAGCCCGAAGGCCTTGTCCGCGTGGGTGAAGGTGTACCGGGTCGGCACGATGTCCAGCACGGCGAGCCGGCTGACCGCGTCAGGATGGTCCAGCGCGAGCCGATGCCCGACCCGCCCACCCCGGTCATGCCCCGCCACCCCGAACCGCTCGAACCCCAGCCTCCGCATGACCCCCACCTGATCGGCGGCCATGGCCCGCTTCCCGTACTCGGCGTGATCGGGACCGGGCGCGGGCTTGGCACTGTCGCCGTACCCCCGCAGATCGGTGAGCACCACACTGAACCGCTCGGCCAGCCGGGGCGCGACCTCGTGCCAGATCAGGTGCGTCTGCGGATAGCCGTGCAACAGCAACACCGGCGGCCCCTCCCCCGCCGTGACGGTGTGGATACCGATCCCGTCGACGTCGATGATCCGGCTGCTGAATCCACTCGGCAACGGAACACTCATCGCACGAACTCCAGCAACGCCTTGGTGAACTCCTCCGTGCTCGCGGTGCCGCCAAGATCAGGAGTGCGAATCCCGGTACCCGCCAACACCTCCACCAACGCACCCTCCACAGTGGACGCGGCCTCGACGTGCCCGAGATGCTCCAGCATCAGGGCAGCGGTCCAGATCGCCCCCAACGGATTGGCGATCCCCCGCCCGGCGATGTCCGGCGCCGAGCCATGCACCGGCTCGAACATCGAGGGAAACTCCCGCTCCGGATTGAGATTGGCAGCGGGCGCCAACCCGATCCCACCCGCCACGGCGGCCGCCAGATCACTGAGGATGTCCCCGAACAGGTTCGACCCCACGATCACATCGAACCGGGCAGGCTCCAGCACGATCTTGGCGCACAACGCGTCAATATGCTCCTGCTCCCAGCCCACCGCCGGATGCCCCACCGCGGTCTCGGCCACCAGCTCATCCCAGAACGGCAACGTGTGCACGATCCCGTTGGACTTGGTAGCCGAGGTCACCCGCCCCCGCCTGGATCCGGCCAACGTGAACGCGTACTCCAACACCCTGGTCACCCCAGCCCGGGTGAACACAGCCTCCTGCACCGCCATCTCCTCAGGAAACCCCCGGTTGAGCCGCCCCCCGATCTCGCTGTACTCCCCCTCCACGTTCTCCCGCACCACCACGAAGTCCACCACCCCCGGCTCCGCTCCACGAACCGGACTGGGCACCCCTTCGAACACCTTGATCGGCCGCAGGTTGACGTACTGGCGAAAACCCCGGCGGATCGGGATCAGCAGGCCCCACAGGGAGATGTGGTCCGGCACCCCCGGATCGCCGACCGCACCGAGGAAGATCGCGTCGTGGTGGCGGAGCCGGTCGAGCCCGTCGGCGGGCATCATGGCGCCGAGTTCGCGGTAGCGGGCACAGGACCAGTCGAACTCGTCGTAGCTGAACCGGATGCCGTGGCGGGCGCCGACGGCGTCGAGCACCGCGCAGGCGGCGGGGGTGACCTCCCGGCCGATGCCGTCGCCGGGGATGAGGGCGATGTGGTGGTGGGTTGCCATGTTGTTGATGGGATCAGGGGGTGGGGGTGGGGTCTAAGACTGGTTGGTGGTCAGGGTGATAGGCGGGGGCTATCAGCTGGGGGTTGTGGGTAGGGGCTGCGGGTGGGCGGTTGGGGTTTGTGAGTGGATGGCTGGGCGTTTTGTGGCTGGGCGGGTGGCGGGCGGTCGGTGGTGAGTGGTCGGGGGCTGGGTGGGTTGGCGGGTGGTCGGGAGGCTGCGCGGCTGGCAGGCGCTCGGGCGGTTGGGTGGCTTGACGGGCGGGTGGCTGGGTTGGTGGGCAGCTGGATTGGCGGGCGCGCGACTGGCGGGCCGGCTGCATTGGCGGTGGGCTTGGCGGAGGCGCAGTTGGGTGGCTTGGCGGCGGGCGGCTGATTGGTAGTGCGGGCGCTCGGCGGAGTAGCTTGGCGGGCGAGGCAGGGCGGCTTTGCTGACGCGACGATCTTGGTTGGCGCGGCAGGCTGGCTCGATGGGGCAGCGATTGTGGCGGTTGGGCGTGAGTGGGTTGCCGAGCACGGGTGGATTCCCGGGCGCGAGTGTCCGACGAACGCAGACGGATCGCCATAGCGTGAGTGGTTCGCCGAGGCAAGCGCCAGGAGAGGTTCGCCAGCCAAGGCAGGGCTCGCCAGGCGTGACGAACGGCGCGAATCACCCGATTGGGTAAGGTGCCCAAACGCGAAGGCAACCAAAACCCGGGTTTCTGCGTTCCGCTAGAGAGCGGTGTGCGGGGCGGAGGGCCGGAGGCTCACTCGGACGCCCGGAAGGCCCGGCCCCCGGCAGCACGAACACGCAGAGCCAGACAACCGCCGGCTGGCCCCGGACAACGGCTGGCCCCGGACAACCGGCCGGGCGAGGCAGCGCGGCTGCCGGCCCTGCCCGCGGAGCAGGGTGGCCGGAGCTGGGAGCAGGGTGGCCGCAGCTGAGGGCTGCCGAGTGGGCTGGATGACCGTCGGCTGAGGCCAGAGGACGGTCGGGCCGGTCGGGGGCGGCTAGGTCAGGCCGGGAATCGGTCAGGCCAGGTTGGTCCAGGTCTGGCGAGCCCGGCTGGCACGCCGTGCTGGCGAGCCGGGCTGGCACGGGCTGGACTGGAGGGGCGGGTCGGTTGGGAGGGCCGGGGGCTGCCGGAGTCGGGCTGGGGGCGGGCCGGGCTGGAGGGGCGAGCCGGGGCTGCTCCGGGCTTCCCGAGCAAGCGTCACCCGGCCCGAACACCGGACAACCCGGCAAAACCGCAAAACGCAACCGGGCGGCCGATCCGGGTTGGGATCGACCGCCGGGTCCGCTTGGTGCTGAGTGGGTGGCTGGGTGGGCGCGGGCTCACCAGAAGTGGGCTACGTCCACGACCACTCGGTTGGGCAGGGTGAAGACTCGGAAGGGCAGGCGGGCTCGGACGCCGAGGCCGACCAGGGTTTGGCCTTCGAAGGAGCCGGCCCAGGCTACTTGGCGGAAGGTTTGGTAGCCGTTTACGTTGACCAGTTCGGCTCGGTTGGCCGGGGTGTAGGTCGGGTTGCCGTGTTCGTTGTAGGCGGGGGCGTTCACGGTGACCGAGAGGATGGCTCCGCCGCGCAGTGGTACGGGGTTGCCGGTGGGGTCTTCGGTCATTTCTGGGACGTAGCGGACCGTGTAGCCGTCGGCGGCGCCGCGGAGGTCGATGACCAGGCGGTCGTAGCAGTCCTGGCGGCCGGCTCGGATGTTGGTCAGCTCGGATGTGGTGGTGGGGGTGGCGTTCTTCTCGCCGGAGCCCCAGGACAGGCCGCAGTAGCCGGGGGTGGCTGTGGCGGTCAGGGGCGCGGTGAGCGCCATGGTTGCTAGTGCGGCCAGTAACAGGGCCAATCGTCGTAACGCCATTTCGTGCTCCCCTCGGGAACCGGATATCCGGTCACCCCGC contains:
- a CDS encoding alpha/beta fold hydrolase, producing MSVPLPSGFSSRIIDVDGIGIHTVTAGEGPPVLLLHGYPQTHLIWHEVAPRLAERFSVVLTDLRGYGDSAKPAPGPDHAEYGKRAMAADQVGVMRRLGFERFGVAGHDRGGRVGHRLALDHPDAVSRLAVLDIVPTRYTFTHADKAFGLGYYHWFFLAAGHGIPERLIGNDPEFWIRARMGARHHGGTPFAEAAIAEYVRCFRDPAAIAASCADYRAAASIDLVHDDADALAGNRIHCPLLALWGEAGFVGRSYDVLAAWREYAGQVSGKGLPCDHYLPEEAPADTADALAAFFSQ
- a CDS encoding tartrate dehydrogenase, with the translated sequence MATHHHIALIPGDGIGREVTPAACAVLDAVGARHGIRFSYDEFDWSCARYRELGAMMPADGLDRLRHHDAIFLGAVGDPGVPDHISLWGLLIPIRRGFRQYVNLRPIKVFEGVPSPVRGAEPGVVDFVVVRENVEGEYSEIGGRLNRGFPEEMAVQEAVFTRAGVTRVLEYAFTLAGSRRGRVTSATKSNGIVHTLPFWDELVAETAVGHPAVGWEQEHIDALCAKIVLEPARFDVIVGSNLFGDILSDLAAAVAGGIGLAPAANLNPEREFPSMFEPVHGSAPDIAGRGIANPLGAIWTAALMLEHLGHVEAASTVEGALVEVLAGTGIRTPDLGGTASTEEFTKALLEFVR
- a CDS encoding ABC-F family ATP-binding cassette domain-containing protein, whose amino-acid sequence is MISANGLELRAGSRILVSDANLRIQPGDRIGLVGRNGAGKTTTLRVLAGEGEPHAGEIKLAEELGYLPQDPREGDLSVTVKDRVLSARNLDQLARDLEKAQNEMAELVDENARERAVRRYGRLEERFSALGGYAAESDASRICANLGLPLRVMEQALQTLSGGQRRRVELARILFAASDGGGGGAKSATILLLDEPTNHLDADSITWLRSFLKAHDGGLVVISHDVDLLADVVNRVWFLDATRAEVDIYNMDWKRYLDARATDEKRRRRERANAEKKASTLMAQADKMRAKATKAVAAQNMAKRAQRLLAGLDEERVSDKVARIRFPEPAPCGKTPLTAENLSKSYGSLEIFAGVDLAIDRGSKVVVLGLNGAGKTTLLKLLGDQEKSDSGRIVPGHGLRLGYYAQEHETLDHGASVWQNIRHAAPDTPEQQLRTLLGSFMFSGEQLDQPAGTLSGGEKTRLALAGLVSSAANVLLLDEPTNNLDPASREQVLDALRSFAGAVVLVTHDPGAVEALEPERVILLPDGTEDHWSADYLELVQLA
- a CDS encoding enoyl-CoA hydratase/isomerase family protein — encoded protein: MPDDSKIDAGLLERGGVQLSVDGPLATVTLNRPEVLNAQTPATWVALREIGSALSDEVRVVVVRGVGRAFSAGLDRRLFTAEGFDGQPGLVSLVSGSPEESHALIAGFQQGFTWLRESNFITVAAVHGHAIGAGFQLALACDLRIVAEDAQFAMAETSLGLVPDLGGTLPLTQCVGYARAVEICLTGRRVGAEEALRIGLVNEVVPADALDAAVTNLVARLVAPMPGASRETLALLAKAAGSPSLAEQTEAERSAQLRRLTELRALMNPAGS
- a CDS encoding SDR family oxidoreductase, coding for MSQPNTPARTDFTGKTALVTGASRGIGLGIAEELLGRGANVVITSRKAEQVEAAVRHLAGTVEDGDKRVLGLPGNTGVDVDREGAVDGTLARFGSLDVLVNNTGINPVFGFLMDADLNAVKKIFDTNVVATLGFIQLAWHRWMGEHGGTVVNIASVGGIRSTGAIAAYGASKAALIRLTEELAWQLGPKVRVNAVAPAVVKTKFAEQIYTGREDDITSAYPMKRLGTPEDVARLVAFLASDEADWITGETVRVDGGLLATGTLG
- a CDS encoding helix-turn-helix domain-containing protein; translation: MATDLKKGARITGAARDKLASDLKKKYEKGASIRSLAESTGRSYGFVHRVLSESGVTLRGRGGATRTKKK
- a CDS encoding AMIN-like domain-containing (lipo)protein, yielding MALRRLALLLAALATMALTAPLTATATPGYCGLSWGSGEKNATPTTTSELTNIRAGRQDCYDRLVIDLRGAADGYTVRYVPEMTEDPTGNPVPLRGGAILSVTVNAPAYNEHGNPTYTPANRAELVNVNGYQTFRQVAWAGSFEGQTLVGLGVRARLPFRVFTLPNRVVVDVAHFW
- a CDS encoding GntR family transcriptional regulator, encoding MLRVDPDSQVPPWRQLHDQVRTAIAAGTLAPGMALPTVRGLAADLGIAAGTVARAYKELEAAGVVRTAGRKGTVVADQPPAFAPDELPALAEEFVRQARLLGADRVAVFNAVNNAWPVDG